From Streptomyces sp. CMB-StM0423, a single genomic window includes:
- a CDS encoding helix-turn-helix domain-containing protein, producing the protein MPTPAVLTPAARGAVRGELLARADRAPDALALFAEVSAQLRRLLPYDAAVWRTTDPATGLMTAPVRTENTDKRGCWDYWECELFDERVNRFADLARARVPVAALRASTGGEPERAAIYRQFLRPRGLHDELRAVLRVGGRPQGHLSLFRSRGRAPFSAAEERVVAGLTTPLARRLRSYAEPAAGRADQGAEESVRNGEFRGGRVGRDEPGLLLFDAGARLVSANTAARRHLAALPPGPTRETALGLAVPAWLHGVVLQARAATAAESATADSAAGTPAPADTADRPPAATAAAPRVRLRTAAGRWLTCHASCLHGADGTPQSTAVVIEPAAAAEIAPLLADAYELTARELEITQLLARGLATEGIAAELFLSPHTVRDHIKAVFDKTGVSTRGALVGKLFLEHYEPVAAAGTLRTRP; encoded by the coding sequence GTGCCGACACCCGCTGTCCTCACCCCGGCCGCGCGCGGCGCGGTGCGCGGCGAGCTGCTCGCGCGCGCCGACCGCGCGCCCGACGCGCTCGCGCTCTTCGCCGAGGTGTCGGCGCAGTTGCGGCGGCTGCTGCCGTACGACGCCGCCGTCTGGCGCACCACCGACCCGGCGACCGGGCTGATGACCGCGCCCGTACGCACCGAGAACACCGACAAGCGCGGCTGCTGGGACTACTGGGAGTGCGAGCTGTTCGACGAGCGCGTCAACCGCTTCGCGGACCTCGCGCGGGCCCGGGTGCCGGTCGCGGCGCTGCGCGCGTCGACGGGCGGGGAGCCGGAGCGGGCGGCGATCTACCGGCAGTTCCTGCGGCCGCGCGGGCTGCACGACGAGCTGCGGGCGGTACTGCGGGTGGGCGGCAGGCCGCAGGGGCACCTCAGCCTGTTCCGGTCGCGCGGGCGGGCGCCGTTCAGCGCGGCGGAGGAGCGGGTGGTCGCGGGGCTGACGACGCCGCTGGCGCGGCGGCTGCGCTCGTACGCGGAGCCGGCGGCCGGCCGGGCGGATCAAGGGGCGGAGGAGTCCGTACGGAACGGGGAGTTCCGCGGCGGCCGTGTCGGCCGAGACGAACCCGGCCTGCTGCTCTTCGACGCCGGCGCCCGGCTCGTCTCGGCCAACACCGCCGCCCGCCGCCACCTGGCCGCGCTCCCGCCCGGGCCGACGCGGGAGACGGCGCTGGGGCTCGCGGTGCCGGCGTGGCTGCACGGGGTGGTCCTCCAGGCCCGCGCGGCGACGGCGGCGGAGTCGGCGACGGCAGACTCGGCGGCCGGGACTCCCGCGCCGGCGGACACCGCCGACCGGCCCCCGGCGGCGACGGCCGCCGCCCCCCGCGTCCGTCTCCGTACCGCTGCCGGACGGTGGCTGACCTGCCACGCCTCCTGCCTCCACGGCGCCGACGGCACCCCCCAGTCCACCGCCGTCGTCATCGAGCCCGCGGCCGCCGCCGAGATCGCCCCGCTCCTCGCCGACGCGTACGAACTGACCGCCCGCGAGCTGGAGATCACCCAGCTCCTCGCCCGCGGCCTGGCCACCGAGGGCATCGCCGCCGAGCTGTTCCTCTCCCCGCACACCGTGCGCGACCACATCAAGGCCGTCTTCGACAAGACCGGCGTCTCCACCCGCGGCGCGCTCGTCGGCAAGCTCTTCCTGGAGCACTACGAGCCGGTCGCCGCGGCCGGAACGCTGCGCACCCGGCCGTGA
- a CDS encoding mandelate racemase/muconate lactonizing enzyme family protein — MRIASVRTRVVSAPYVRPFVISSGTSSDLVSLVVEVGTDEGLTGYGEAAPMTAYTGDTLAGVRAAVTEHVGPALLGRDPRDVAGAHTAMDTAIRGQPLAKAALDLALHDLAGLAADWPVHLLLGGRVREHVSTAWVVGLGTLDEMTAEAAAYAAKGFPHIKVKGGVDPAADIELVRAVRAVLPAGTELSLDANEGYGPTVAARALARMAEAGLDLVEQPLPRWDLDGLAALRSKVGVRVMVDESVHSLHDALEVVRRGAADVLNIKILKVGGLHRARQIAAVAEAAGLAVKIGSMPELGVATLAAVHLAAALPHATVAADLVGPLMVREEPLAPTFFAAADRGRVRVPTAPGLGHDLG, encoded by the coding sequence TTGAGAATCGCCTCGGTCCGCACTCGTGTGGTCAGCGCACCGTACGTGCGCCCCTTCGTCATCAGCAGCGGCACCAGCTCCGACCTGGTCAGCCTCGTCGTCGAGGTGGGCACCGACGAGGGCCTCACCGGCTACGGCGAGGCCGCCCCCATGACCGCGTACACCGGCGACACCCTCGCCGGCGTCCGCGCCGCCGTCACCGAACACGTCGGCCCCGCGCTCCTCGGCCGCGACCCGCGCGACGTGGCCGGCGCGCACACCGCCATGGACACCGCCATCCGCGGCCAGCCCCTCGCCAAGGCCGCCCTCGACCTCGCCCTGCACGACCTCGCCGGGCTGGCCGCCGACTGGCCCGTGCACCTCCTGCTCGGCGGCCGGGTCCGCGAACACGTGTCCACCGCCTGGGTCGTCGGCCTCGGCACCCTGGACGAGATGACCGCCGAGGCCGCGGCGTACGCGGCCAAGGGCTTCCCGCACATCAAGGTGAAGGGCGGCGTGGACCCGGCGGCCGACATCGAACTGGTACGCGCCGTACGCGCCGTGCTCCCGGCCGGCACCGAACTCTCCCTGGACGCCAACGAGGGCTACGGCCCCACCGTCGCCGCCCGCGCCCTGGCCCGGATGGCGGAGGCGGGTCTCGACCTCGTCGAACAGCCGCTGCCGCGCTGGGACCTGGACGGGCTCGCCGCGCTGCGCAGCAAGGTGGGGGTGCGGGTGATGGTGGACGAGAGCGTGCACTCGCTGCACGACGCGCTGGAAGTCGTCCGCCGCGGCGCCGCCGACGTGCTGAACATCAAGATACTCAAGGTCGGGGGGCTGCACCGGGCGCGGCAGATAGCGGCGGTGGCGGAGGCGGCGGGGCTCGCGGTGAAGATCGGTTCGATGCCGGAGCTGGGGGTGGCGACGCTCGCGGCGGTCCACCTGGCGGCGGCGCTGCCGCACGCGACGGTGGCGGCGGACCTGGTGGGGCCGCTGATGGTGCGCGAGGAGCCGCTGGCGCCGACGTTCTTCGCGGCGGCGGACAGGGGCCGGGTACGGGTGCCGACGGCGCCGGGACTGGGGCACGACCTGGGGTGA
- a CDS encoding PH domain-containing protein, whose protein sequence is MTDAVTGTGSGGPAERTAPPAGSPDPAPAAPRTPAPASSTASASASAQPDPAPDWRRLDPRSLLVTAQLLLGAAFGAGVPVGAGLAAHLGFRAAVAWVLAGSVLLLGGGLAVDVLRLRHTRYRVGAERVELRTGVLFKNRRSLPRDRIRTVDLTAHPLLRLLGLVKVRIGTGDQSAAGESALQLTPVRRAEGESLRRALLRRDTTAAADGDNPRLAALSPGWIRYAPLSFLTPLLALTGWGAVMQVSQWFGAEETVVDWVRDTFSPLPALWTVLALGSIALVTGFVGSLGLWTEMWWSYRLEREPDGTLRVRRGLLTTRSISLEEARLRGVDVVEPLGVRLSGAARVEAIATGLSRKDGEDDDLSALLPAAPRAVVDDVTARVLRAPVALTRQELAPHPRAALARRLRWSLGAALLPVAVLVALGAALSVRGLVYAGAVAAAVLLPAAALLARDAYRSLGHGLTGPYLVVRSGTLRRSTVALRRDGVVGWTVRQSLFQRRAGLVTLRATTAAGAQAYAAYDVGEAQGLRFAAEAVPELLTPFLVTEVEADGRAPAPVPAEGDAR, encoded by the coding sequence GTGACGGACGCGGTGACGGGTACGGGGTCGGGCGGGCCCGCGGAGCGGACCGCGCCGCCCGCCGGCAGCCCCGACCCGGCGCCCGCAGCCCCGCGTACCCCCGCCCCCGCCTCTTCGACCGCCTCTGCCTCTGCCTCTGCCCAACCGGACCCCGCCCCCGACTGGCGCCGTCTCGACCCCCGTTCCCTCCTGGTCACCGCCCAGCTCCTCCTCGGCGCCGCCTTCGGCGCCGGTGTCCCCGTCGGTGCCGGGCTCGCCGCGCACCTCGGCTTCCGCGCCGCCGTAGCCTGGGTGCTGGCCGGGTCCGTGCTGCTCCTCGGCGGCGGGCTCGCCGTGGACGTGCTGCGGCTGCGCCACACCCGCTACCGCGTCGGCGCCGAGCGCGTCGAGCTGCGTACCGGCGTGCTGTTCAAGAACCGGCGCTCCCTGCCCCGCGACCGGATCCGCACCGTCGACCTCACCGCGCACCCCCTCCTCCGCCTCCTCGGGCTGGTCAAGGTCCGTATCGGCACCGGCGACCAGAGCGCCGCGGGCGAGTCCGCGCTGCAACTGACGCCGGTGCGGCGCGCGGAGGGCGAGTCGTTGCGCCGCGCGCTCCTGCGCCGGGACACGACGGCCGCGGCGGACGGCGACAACCCCCGGCTCGCCGCCCTCTCCCCCGGCTGGATCCGCTACGCGCCCCTCTCCTTCCTCACCCCCCTCCTCGCGCTCACCGGCTGGGGCGCGGTGATGCAGGTCAGCCAGTGGTTCGGCGCGGAGGAGACGGTGGTCGACTGGGTACGGGACACCTTCAGCCCGCTGCCCGCGCTGTGGACGGTGCTGGCGCTGGGGTCGATCGCGCTGGTGACCGGGTTCGTGGGGTCGCTCGGGCTGTGGACCGAGATGTGGTGGAGCTACCGGCTGGAGCGCGAGCCTGACGGCACCCTGCGCGTCCGCCGCGGGCTGCTGACCACCCGGTCGATATCGCTGGAGGAGGCGCGGCTGCGCGGCGTCGACGTGGTCGAGCCGCTGGGGGTGCGGCTGTCCGGCGCGGCCCGGGTGGAGGCGATCGCAACGGGGCTGTCCCGCAAGGACGGTGAGGACGACGACCTGAGCGCCCTGCTGCCCGCCGCCCCGCGCGCCGTCGTCGACGACGTGACGGCCCGGGTGCTCCGCGCGCCCGTCGCGCTGACCCGGCAGGAGCTGGCGCCGCACCCGCGGGCCGCGCTGGCGCGGCGGCTGCGGTGGTCGCTGGGCGCGGCGCTGCTGCCGGTGGCGGTGCTGGTGGCCCTGGGGGCGGCGCTGTCGGTACGGGGGCTGGTGTACGCGGGGGCGGTGGCGGCGGCGGTGCTGCTGCCGGCGGCGGCACTGCTGGCGCGGGACGCGTACCGGAGCCTGGGGCACGGGCTCACGGGGCCGTACCTGGTCGTGCGCAGCGGCACCCTGCGGCGCTCGACGGTGGCGCTGCGGCGGGACGGGGTGGTCGGCTGGACGGTGCGGCAGTCGCTGTTCCAGCGGCGGGCGGGGCTGGTGACGCTGCGGGCGACGACGGCGGCGGGGGCCCAGGCGTACGCGGCGTACGACGTGGGGGAGGCGCAGGGGCTGCGGTTCGCGGCGGAGGCGGTGCCGGAGCTGCTGACGCCGTTCCTGGTCACGGAGGTCGAGGCGGACGGCCGGGCGCCCGCTCCCGTACCCGCGGAGGGAGATGCGCGGTGA
- a CDS encoding class I SAM-dependent methyltransferase: protein MTSEAATDPEFDRLLDEAAATPTEGWDFSWFEGRATEARPSWGYQRTMGARMAAASASLDIQTGGGEVLAGVPARPALSVATEAWPPNVAKATALLHPLGTVVVAAPEEPPLPFADGAFDLVVSRHPVKPYFEEIARVLRPGGTYFAQHVGPASVFELVEYFLGPQPEETRRGRDPGRERAAAEAAGLEIVDVRTERLRMEFHDVGAVAYFLRKVIWMVPGFTVEAYRPRLREMHELIAAEGPFVAHSARTLFKARKPA, encoded by the coding sequence ATGACCTCCGAAGCCGCCACCGACCCCGAGTTCGACCGCCTCCTCGACGAAGCGGCCGCGACCCCCACCGAGGGCTGGGACTTCTCCTGGTTCGAGGGCCGCGCCACCGAGGCGCGGCCCTCCTGGGGCTACCAGCGGACCATGGGCGCGCGCATGGCCGCCGCGAGCGCGTCGCTGGACATCCAGACCGGCGGCGGCGAAGTGCTCGCCGGGGTGCCGGCGCGGCCGGCGCTGTCCGTGGCCACCGAGGCGTGGCCGCCGAACGTCGCCAAGGCCACGGCCCTGCTGCACCCCCTCGGCACGGTGGTGGTCGCCGCGCCGGAGGAGCCGCCGCTGCCGTTCGCGGACGGCGCGTTCGACCTGGTGGTCAGCCGGCACCCGGTGAAGCCGTACTTCGAGGAGATCGCCCGCGTCCTGCGCCCCGGCGGGACGTACTTCGCCCAGCACGTGGGCCCGGCGAGCGTCTTCGAGCTGGTCGAGTACTTCCTCGGGCCGCAGCCGGAGGAGACGCGGCGGGGCCGCGACCCGGGGCGGGAGCGGGCGGCGGCGGAGGCGGCCGGGCTGGAGATCGTGGACGTGCGGACCGAGCGGCTGCGGATGGAGTTCCACGACGTGGGCGCGGTCGCGTACTTCCTGCGGAAGGTGATCTGGATGGTGCCGGGCTTCACGGTCGAGGCGTACCGGCCGAGGCTGCGCGAGATGCACGAACTGATCGCGGCGGAGGGCCCGTTCGTCGCGCACAGCGCGCGGACGCTCTTCAAGGCGCGCAAGCCGGCCTGA
- a CDS encoding lytic polysaccharide monooxygenase yields the protein MHTKRRLAAVVGAAVAPVLAVSLPAPSASAHGWVTSPSSRQDQCAQGVVSCGQIKYEPQSVEGPKGLTSCSGGNGQFAELDDNGKGWRVNGVGSSTTFSWHITARHRTSTWQYFIGGTKIAEFNDGGAQPAADVYHNVNFGTFSGKQKVLAVWNVYDTPMAFYSCIDVNIGGGSDPGPGPGQCAATPWNASSVYNGGNTVTHNGRTWRAKWWTQGETPGGGSGVWEDLGPCT from the coding sequence ATGCACACGAAACGAAGACTGGCGGCAGTGGTCGGTGCGGCAGTCGCCCCCGTCCTGGCCGTGAGCCTCCCCGCCCCGTCCGCCAGCGCACACGGCTGGGTCACGTCCCCGTCGAGCCGGCAGGACCAGTGCGCGCAGGGGGTCGTGAGCTGCGGGCAGATCAAGTACGAGCCGCAGAGCGTCGAGGGACCGAAGGGCCTGACGAGCTGCAGCGGCGGCAACGGGCAGTTCGCCGAGCTGGACGACAACGGCAAGGGCTGGCGCGTCAACGGGGTCGGCAGCTCGACCACGTTCAGTTGGCACATCACCGCCCGCCACCGCACCAGCACGTGGCAGTACTTCATCGGCGGCACGAAGATCGCCGAGTTCAACGACGGCGGTGCCCAGCCCGCCGCCGACGTGTACCACAACGTGAACTTCGGCACCTTCAGCGGCAAGCAGAAGGTCCTCGCCGTCTGGAACGTCTACGACACGCCCATGGCCTTCTACTCCTGCATCGACGTCAACATCGGCGGCGGCAGCGACCCGGGCCCCGGCCCCGGCCAGTGCGCCGCGACGCCCTGGAACGCGAGTTCCGTGTACAACGGCGGCAACACGGTCACCCACAACGGCCGTACCTGGCGCGCCAAGTGGTGGACCCAGGGCGAGACGCCCGGCGGCGGCAGCGGCGTGTGGGAGGACCTCGGCCCCTGCACGTAA
- a CDS encoding PH domain-containing protein — protein sequence MQIVDVDREGRVPGPAGPRLRPPHHRVDRRAVAWWRTRLLLAAAVPVAVPGVLGVLIGPARFWLLAVAAGTAAAGLAVGLGLPRWYYRVHRWEVTDDAVYVRTGYFWVDSRIAPMSRIQTVDTERGPLQRVFGLAAVTVTTASAQGALRIEALDHEEAAELAEQLALATQKTPGDAT from the coding sequence GTGCAGATCGTGGACGTAGACCGAGAGGGCCGGGTGCCGGGCCCGGCGGGGCCGCGGCTGCGGCCGCCGCACCACCGGGTGGACCGCCGGGCCGTCGCCTGGTGGCGTACGCGACTGCTGCTGGCGGCGGCCGTGCCGGTCGCGGTGCCGGGGGTGCTGGGCGTGCTGATCGGTCCGGCCAGGTTCTGGCTGCTGGCGGTGGCCGCGGGAACCGCGGCGGCGGGGCTGGCGGTGGGGTTGGGACTGCCGCGGTGGTACTACCGCGTGCACCGGTGGGAGGTCACGGACGACGCGGTGTACGTCCGTACCGGCTACTTCTGGGTCGACTCCCGGATCGCGCCGATGTCGCGGATCCAGACGGTGGACACCGAACGGGGGCCGCTGCAGCGGGTGTTCGGTCTTGCGGCGGTGACGGTGACGACCGCGTCGGCGCAGGGCGCGCTGCGGATCGAGGCGCTGGACCACGAGGAGGCGGCGGAGCTGGCGGAGCAGTTGGCGCTGGCGACGCAGAAGACCCCGGGGGACGCGACGTGA
- a CDS encoding DegT/DnrJ/EryC1/StrS family aminotransferase: protein MSVRDTPLPTVLEPRGRTLGEEERAAVLRVLDSAVLCGTFGTEVPALQREMAELYGRAHAVACSSGTASLHLAVAAAGIGPGDEVITTPISDFGTVAPILAEGGRPVFADVLPDDGNLDPAAVAAAVTPRTKAVLAVHLFGAAARIAELRELCDRHGLVLIEDCAQAWLGEDGAGRLLGTYGDIACFSLQQYKHITAGDGGLALTDDPELARRMRLFADKGWDRAEGRIHRVPGLNYRMPELTAAVARAQLGKVAEVVRIRRALAARLTAALGAAASVRTAPRPDGHAWWVYPLLVDDNARRAKALTAAGIPAAAGYLERPLYANPVFTGHPEGLCPQAELLIGRTLLVLDWNEGYTPADVDDIARAVLAACA from the coding sequence ATGTCCGTACGGGACACACCGCTGCCCACCGTGCTCGAACCACGCGGCCGCACCCTCGGCGAGGAGGAGCGCGCCGCGGTGCTGCGGGTGCTCGACTCCGCCGTGCTGTGCGGCACGTTCGGCACCGAAGTGCCGGCGCTGCAGCGGGAGATGGCCGAGCTGTACGGGCGCGCCCACGCCGTCGCGTGCAGCTCCGGCACCGCCTCGCTGCACCTCGCGGTCGCGGCGGCCGGCATCGGCCCCGGCGACGAGGTCATCACCACGCCCATCTCCGACTTCGGCACCGTGGCCCCCATCCTGGCAGAGGGCGGCCGGCCGGTCTTCGCCGACGTACTCCCCGACGACGGCAACCTCGACCCGGCGGCCGTCGCCGCGGCCGTCACCCCGCGCACGAAGGCCGTTCTGGCCGTCCACCTCTTCGGCGCCGCCGCCCGGATCGCGGAGCTGCGGGAGCTGTGCGACCGGCACGGGCTCGTGCTCATCGAGGACTGCGCGCAGGCGTGGCTGGGCGAGGACGGCGCGGGGCGGCTGCTGGGCACGTACGGCGACATCGCCTGCTTCAGCCTCCAGCAGTACAAGCACATCACCGCGGGCGACGGCGGCCTCGCGCTCACCGACGACCCGGAACTCGCCCGCCGGATGCGGCTCTTCGCCGACAAGGGCTGGGACCGGGCGGAGGGGCGGATCCACCGCGTACCGGGGCTCAACTACCGGATGCCGGAGCTGACGGCGGCGGTCGCGCGGGCGCAGTTGGGGAAGGTGGCGGAGGTCGTACGGATACGCCGCGCCCTGGCCGCCCGGCTGACGGCGGCGCTGGGCGCGGCCGCGTCCGTACGGACCGCGCCGCGGCCCGACGGGCACGCCTGGTGGGTGTACCCGCTGCTGGTGGACGACAACGCCCGCCGGGCGAAGGCCCTGACGGCCGCGGGCATCCCGGCCGCCGCCGGCTACCTGGAACGCCCCCTCTACGCGAACCCGGTGTTCACCGGCCACCCCGAAGGGCTGTGCCCGCAGGCCGAGCTGCTGATCGGCCGCACCCTGCTCGTCCTCGACTGGAACGAGGGCTACACGCCGGCCGACGTCGACGACATCGCGCGGGCGGTCCTGGCGGCGTGCGCATGA
- a CDS encoding helix-turn-helix transcriptional regulator gives MHTNEMGVFGVSPAEEQLYRHFLRNPDSPSEGVHVKLGVDRHETEEAMARLIRLRLLRPGDRPGWFIPVDPEQVVARLTEMRLREMYQEIQRLTQSRYVLTTLRAETAATAEGGGQAGAYGGEHGVEEIDDRDALSNRMEELVFFAREEIASVEPGFHLMSEAVLKRRAVEWRALKRGVRRRLVLPADTLRHPRVAGHVRELLARGGEVRVVEEISDQLAVYDGRVALMPKDPKNLDEGALLVRGRGLVSTLSGLFEKVWEQAEDVSVELREPAEPEPELSEAELRVLRMMCEVGKDETGARDLGVSVRTYRRHIADVLRILGASTRAQAALLARERGWV, from the coding sequence GTGCACACCAACGAAATGGGAGTCTTCGGGGTCTCCCCCGCGGAGGAGCAGCTCTACCGGCACTTCCTCCGGAACCCCGATTCACCCTCCGAAGGCGTCCACGTGAAGCTCGGCGTCGACCGGCATGAAACGGAAGAAGCCATGGCCCGCCTGATCCGGCTGCGGCTGCTCAGACCCGGGGATCGGCCGGGGTGGTTCATCCCTGTCGATCCGGAGCAGGTCGTGGCGCGGCTCACCGAGATGCGGCTGCGCGAGATGTACCAGGAGATCCAGCGGCTCACCCAGAGCCGGTACGTGCTGACGACGCTCCGCGCGGAGACCGCGGCCACGGCGGAGGGCGGCGGCCAGGCGGGCGCGTACGGCGGGGAGCACGGAGTGGAGGAGATCGACGACCGGGACGCCCTGAGCAACCGGATGGAGGAGCTGGTCTTCTTCGCCCGGGAGGAGATCGCCTCCGTCGAGCCGGGCTTCCACCTGATGAGCGAAGCGGTGCTGAAGCGGCGCGCGGTGGAGTGGCGGGCGCTGAAGCGCGGGGTGCGGCGGCGGCTGGTGCTGCCCGCGGACACGCTGCGGCATCCGCGGGTCGCGGGGCACGTGCGGGAGCTGCTGGCCCGGGGCGGCGAGGTGCGGGTGGTCGAGGAGATCTCGGACCAGCTCGCCGTGTACGACGGGCGGGTGGCCCTCATGCCCAAGGACCCGAAGAACCTCGACGAGGGCGCGCTGCTGGTACGGGGGCGGGGGCTGGTCAGCACGCTGTCGGGGCTCTTCGAGAAGGTGTGGGAGCAGGCCGAGGACGTCTCCGTCGAGCTGCGCGAGCCCGCGGAGCCGGAGCCGGAGCTGTCGGAGGCGGAGCTGCGGGTGCTGCGGATGATGTGCGAGGTGGGCAAGGACGAGACGGGGGCCAGGGATCTGGGTGTCTCCGTGCGTACGTACCGGAGGCACATCGCCGACGTGCTGCGGATCCTCGGCGCCTCCACGCGGGCGCAGGCCGCGCTGCTCGCGCGCGAGCGCGGGTGGGTGTGA
- a CDS encoding GNAT family N-acetyltransferase: MRNTGNTWITRAETRADIPVIREITVAAFDREHEADIVDKLRADESAWIEGLSLVVTDPEAADDTAGAPLLGHILLTRGHIGDTPALCLGPVSVRPERQRDGVGSVAVRAALAAAAARGERYVVLVGHPEYYPRFGFTRASAYGIRISVEVPDDALMALALDEAHPLPGGMIRWPAAFGI; this comes from the coding sequence ATGCGCAACACCGGCAACACCTGGATCACGCGCGCCGAGACCCGCGCCGACATCCCCGTCATCCGCGAGATCACCGTCGCCGCCTTCGACCGCGAGCACGAGGCCGACATCGTCGACAAGCTGCGTGCCGACGAGTCCGCGTGGATCGAGGGCCTGTCCCTCGTCGTCACGGACCCCGAAGCGGCGGACGACACCGCCGGCGCCCCGCTCCTCGGGCACATCCTGCTCACCCGCGGCCACATCGGCGACACCCCCGCGCTCTGCCTCGGGCCCGTCTCCGTGCGGCCCGAGCGGCAGCGTGACGGGGTGGGTTCCGTGGCCGTACGGGCCGCGCTCGCGGCGGCCGCGGCGCGGGGCGAGCGGTACGTCGTCCTCGTCGGACACCCGGAGTACTACCCGCGGTTCGGGTTCACGCGGGCGTCCGCGTACGGCATCCGGATCAGCGTCGAGGTTCCGGACGACGCGCTGATGGCCCTCGCGCTCGACGAGGCCCACCCGCTGCCCGGCGGCATGATCCGCTGGCCGGCGGCGTTCGGTATCTGA
- a CDS encoding amidohydrolase family protein — MPIIDVHGHWGPWPYFRSSGLLGETNIDLMDRYGIDVQIVSGAEAVTYDAVAGNAALARVLAAQPRLYGYAVVNPNRIEASAADLRHHLAGGRFVGAKIHTHYPGRAIGSREMREAFALLNDLEVPLLLHTWDPDVARLPALLADFPRLRVIVGHAGGDAWREAAHAAAECDRLYLEHCRTAADAERITYAREAGVGVERLLFGTDATLVDPSVSLGVVRDAGLRGAELERVLWGNAAELFGLGELGGGAGR, encoded by the coding sequence ATGCCGATCATCGACGTGCACGGACACTGGGGCCCGTGGCCGTACTTCAGGTCCTCGGGGCTGCTCGGGGAGACGAACATCGACCTGATGGACAGGTACGGGATAGACGTGCAGATCGTCTCGGGGGCGGAGGCGGTGACGTACGACGCGGTGGCGGGAAACGCGGCGCTGGCGCGGGTGCTGGCGGCGCAGCCGCGGCTGTACGGCTACGCGGTGGTGAACCCGAACCGCATCGAGGCGAGCGCGGCGGACCTGCGCCACCACCTGGCGGGGGGCCGCTTCGTCGGCGCGAAGATCCACACCCACTACCCGGGCCGGGCGATCGGCTCCCGGGAGATGAGGGAGGCGTTCGCGCTCCTGAACGACCTGGAGGTGCCGCTGCTGCTGCACACCTGGGACCCGGACGTGGCCCGGCTCCCGGCCCTGCTGGCGGACTTCCCGCGGCTGCGGGTGATAGTCGGCCACGCGGGAGGCGACGCCTGGCGGGAGGCGGCGCACGCGGCGGCGGAGTGCGACAGGTTGTACCTGGAGCACTGCCGCACGGCGGCGGACGCGGAGCGCATCACGTACGCGCGGGAGGCGGGGGTGGGCGTGGAGAGGCTGCTGTTCGGCACGGACGCGACGCTGGTGGACCCGAGCGTGTCGCTGGGGGTGGTGCGGGACGCGGGGTTGCGGGGGGCGGAACTGGAGCGGGTGCTGTGGGGGAACGCGGCGGAGCTGTTCGGGCTGGGGGAGTTGGGGGGCGGGGCGGGGCGCTGA
- a CDS encoding GNAT family N-acetyltransferase has protein sequence MIETERLVLRPLTTEDVDAFVALHADERVNRFVGAYTPEQARARLATIERQWAERGHGLCAVELKSSGEFIGRVGLNYWEELDEVELGWTLAAESWGHGYATEAAGACLEWGFATLEEEYFISLIRPANTASARVAERLGFEPRREETFMGHGVTVWVRERPVAG, from the coding sequence ATGATCGAGACGGAACGGCTCGTGCTGCGCCCGCTGACGACGGAGGATGTCGACGCGTTTGTGGCGCTGCACGCCGATGAGCGGGTGAACAGGTTCGTGGGCGCGTACACGCCCGAGCAGGCGCGTGCGCGGCTTGCCACGATCGAACGGCAGTGGGCGGAACGGGGACACGGGCTGTGCGCGGTCGAGCTGAAGTCCAGCGGGGAGTTCATCGGCCGGGTGGGCCTGAACTACTGGGAAGAACTGGACGAGGTGGAACTCGGCTGGACCCTGGCGGCGGAGTCCTGGGGCCACGGCTACGCGACGGAGGCGGCGGGCGCGTGCCTGGAGTGGGGGTTCGCGACGCTGGAGGAGGAGTACTTCATCTCGTTGATCCGCCCGGCGAATACGGCTTCGGCGCGGGTGGCGGAGCGGCTGGGGTTTGAGCCGCGGCGGGAGGAGACGTTCATGGGGCATGGGGTGACGGTGTGGGTGAGGGAGAGGCCGGTTGCTGGGTGA